From Paraburkholderia sabiae, a single genomic window includes:
- a CDS encoding DUF72 domain-containing protein, translating to MTTRKTTAKATRIRVGIGGWTFEPWRGVFYPKGLTQKRELEYASQHLTTIEINGTFYGSQKPATFAKWHDETPDNFVFALKAPRFATHRRVLAEARDSIDRFVASGVLELKDKLGPINWQFPPTKQFDAEDFGSFLELLPAEADGRALRHAVEVRHESFCNETFVALARKHNVAIVVAGDSKYPQIADPTAPFVYARIMGTEEAHPLGYAKKSLDQWIERAQTWASGGTPDDLDSYGRAAPKKARDVYLFVISGHKAHNPAAAMALIERIDT from the coding sequence ATGACCACTCGAAAAACGACGGCAAAAGCAACGAGGATTCGTGTCGGTATCGGCGGCTGGACGTTCGAGCCGTGGCGCGGCGTGTTCTATCCGAAAGGACTCACGCAGAAACGCGAACTCGAATACGCGAGCCAGCATCTCACGACGATCGAGATCAACGGCACGTTCTACGGCTCGCAAAAGCCGGCGACGTTCGCGAAGTGGCACGACGAAACACCCGACAACTTTGTTTTCGCGCTCAAGGCGCCGCGTTTCGCGACGCATCGGCGGGTGCTAGCGGAGGCGCGCGATTCGATCGATCGCTTCGTCGCGAGCGGCGTGCTCGAACTCAAGGACAAGCTCGGTCCGATCAACTGGCAATTCCCGCCGACCAAACAGTTCGATGCCGAGGACTTCGGCAGCTTCCTCGAACTGCTGCCCGCCGAGGCCGATGGACGTGCCTTGCGACATGCCGTCGAAGTGCGCCACGAGAGCTTCTGCAACGAGACATTCGTCGCGTTGGCGCGCAAGCACAACGTGGCGATCGTCGTGGCGGGCGACTCGAAATATCCGCAGATCGCCGACCCGACCGCGCCATTCGTGTATGCGCGCATCATGGGCACGGAAGAGGCGCATCCGCTCGGCTACGCAAAGAAGTCGCTCGATCAATGGATCGAACGCGCACAGACATGGGCGTCAGGCGGCACGCCCGACGATCTCGACAGCTACGGCCGCGCCGCACCGAAGAAGGCGCGCGACGTGTATCTCTTCGTGATCAGCGGACACAAGGCGCACAATCCCGCCGCCGCGATGGCGTTGATCGAGCGCATCGACACGTAA
- a CDS encoding DUF4148 domain-containing protein, which yields MKSTVAAAVATLTAALFAAAPALVHAQESSTRLTRAQVRQELADLASVGYSAGGGEDPTYPSKVQDAMQRLAAKRATQSAYGAGTSGSSQAGSGHSAAAH from the coding sequence TTGAAGTCCACCGTTGCCGCCGCCGTCGCTACGCTGACCGCGGCCTTGTTCGCCGCCGCGCCCGCGCTCGTGCACGCGCAGGAATCCAGCACGCGCCTCACGCGCGCACAGGTACGCCAGGAACTCGCCGATCTCGCTTCCGTCGGCTATAGCGCCGGGGGCGGCGAAGATCCCACTTATCCATCGAAAGTGCAGGACGCGATGCAGCGCCTCGCCGCCAAACGCGCGACGCAGTCGGCCTATGGCGCGGGCACGTCGGGTTCGTCGCAGGCGGGCTCAGGGCATTCCGCTGCCGCGCATTGA
- a CDS encoding ABC transporter substrate-binding protein — MLFSIRPAAARPSFARRFVSSLLALSLGATGLGASLDAQAEGHIRVAEQFGIVYLLLNVARDQQFIEKEGRKEGLDIKVDWVKLSGGSAVNDALLSGSVDIAGAGVGPLLTIWDRTHGKQNVKGVASLGNLPYYLVSNNPSVKTIADFTDKDRIALPAVSVSVQSRVLQFASAKRWGDKEYNRLDKITQAVPHPDAAAAIIAGGTEITGHFGNPPFQEQELAANPKAHIVLNSYDVLGGPSSATVLYATEKFRNENPKTYRAFVNGLADAAQFVTANPEAAADIYIRVNQAKTDRNLLLSVIRNPQVQFKVAPQNTFALAQFMYRVGAIRNEPKSWKDYFFDDPATASGS; from the coding sequence ATGCTGTTTTCCATTCGCCCGGCTGCGGCGCGGCCGTCGTTCGCTCGCCGTTTTGTTTCGTCGCTGCTCGCGTTGTCGCTCGGCGCGACAGGACTCGGCGCGTCGCTCGATGCACAGGCTGAAGGGCATATTCGCGTCGCCGAACAGTTCGGCATCGTGTATCTGCTGCTGAACGTCGCACGCGATCAGCAGTTCATCGAGAAAGAAGGACGCAAGGAAGGGCTCGATATCAAGGTGGACTGGGTCAAGCTGTCGGGCGGGTCTGCGGTGAACGACGCGCTGCTGTCGGGCTCCGTCGATATCGCGGGCGCGGGTGTCGGTCCGTTGCTCACGATCTGGGACCGCACGCACGGCAAGCAGAATGTGAAGGGCGTCGCGTCGCTCGGCAATCTGCCGTATTACCTCGTGTCGAACAATCCGAGTGTGAAGACGATCGCCGACTTCACCGATAAAGACCGCATTGCGTTGCCGGCTGTGTCGGTGTCGGTGCAGTCGCGCGTCTTGCAGTTCGCGTCGGCGAAACGCTGGGGCGACAAGGAATACAACCGTCTCGACAAGATCACGCAGGCCGTGCCGCATCCCGACGCAGCCGCAGCCATCATTGCAGGCGGCACGGAAATCACGGGGCATTTCGGTAATCCGCCGTTTCAGGAGCAGGAACTGGCCGCGAATCCGAAGGCGCATATCGTGCTGAATTCATACGACGTGCTCGGCGGGCCGAGTTCGGCAACCGTGCTCTACGCAACCGAGAAGTTTCGCAACGAGAATCCGAAGACGTATCGCGCGTTCGTGAATGGGCTTGCCGATGCGGCGCAATTCGTCACCGCAAATCCCGAGGCCGCCGCCGACATTTATATTCGCGTGAATCAGGCGAAGACGGACCGCAACCTCTTGCTCTCGGTGATCCGCAATCCGCAGGTGCAATTCAAGGTCGCGCCGCAAAACACGTTCGCGCTGGCGCAGTTCATGTATCGCGTCGGCGCCATCCGCAATGAGCCAAAGTCGTGGAAGGACTACTTCTTCGACGACCCGGCGACTGCATCGGGCAGTTGA
- a CDS encoding porin: MKRIPAAIAVLGALAASTAHAQSSVTLYGIIDAGLMYTNNVQKSGTSGALWQATSGTINGSRFGLRGAEDLGGGYKAIFVLENGFNVQNGNLGQHSRLFGRQAYVGLASANYGQITLGRQYDSLVDFVAPLSGTAGTFGDTGFAHPFDNDNLNHSVRMSNAVKYTSTNYAGFKFGALYAFSNSTDFAINRAYSAGASYQWGPLNVAAGYLQINGSNSTTNTGGAVDTAESSANGIGGFQVGAGVERVFGAGINYAFGPAVVGFVYTNSHYQQSAAFGMTNGSMHFDNYELNAKYAFTPAISFGITDTYTNGHTSGSRTFGSDPKFNQVNAQAVYAFSKRTDVYAEAMYQHAIGQGYVAFINTSGGASSTANQVVATIGMRHRF, encoded by the coding sequence ATGAAAAGAATTCCCGCCGCCATTGCGGTGCTCGGCGCGCTTGCCGCATCGACCGCACATGCGCAAAGCTCGGTCACGTTGTACGGCATCATCGACGCAGGCCTCATGTACACCAACAACGTGCAGAAGAGCGGCACGAGCGGCGCGCTGTGGCAAGCGACGAGCGGCACCATCAACGGCAGCCGCTTCGGCCTGCGCGGCGCCGAAGATCTGGGCGGTGGCTACAAGGCGATCTTCGTGCTCGAAAACGGCTTCAACGTGCAGAACGGCAACCTCGGCCAGCACAGCCGTCTGTTCGGCCGCCAGGCATATGTGGGTCTCGCCAGCGCCAACTACGGTCAGATCACGCTGGGCCGCCAGTACGACTCGCTCGTCGACTTCGTCGCGCCGCTGTCGGGCACGGCAGGCACGTTCGGCGACACGGGCTTCGCTCACCCGTTCGACAACGACAACCTCAACCACTCGGTACGGATGAGCAACGCCGTCAAGTACACGAGCACCAACTACGCCGGCTTCAAGTTCGGCGCGTTGTACGCGTTCTCGAACAGCACCGACTTCGCGATCAACCGTGCGTACAGCGCGGGCGCGAGCTACCAGTGGGGTCCGTTGAACGTCGCGGCCGGCTATTTGCAGATCAATGGCTCGAACAGCACGACGAACACGGGCGGTGCCGTGGATACGGCTGAATCGTCGGCGAACGGCATCGGCGGCTTCCAGGTCGGCGCGGGCGTCGAGCGCGTGTTCGGCGCGGGCATCAACTACGCGTTCGGTCCGGCAGTGGTCGGCTTCGTCTATACGAACAGCCACTATCAGCAATCGGCTGCATTCGGCATGACGAACGGCTCGATGCACTTCGACAACTACGAACTGAACGCCAAGTACGCGTTCACGCCGGCGATCTCGTTCGGCATCACGGACACGTACACGAACGGCCACACGAGCGGCTCGCGCACGTTCGGCTCGGATCCGAAGTTCAATCAGGTCAATGCGCAGGCTGTCTACGCGTTCTCGAAGCGCACGGACGTCTACGCCGAAGCGATGTATCAGCACGCGATCGGCCAAGGCTACGTCGCATTCATCAATACGTCGGGCGGCGCGTCGTCGACGGCCAACCAGGTCGTGGCGACGATCGGCATGCGTCACCGCTTCTAA
- a CDS encoding TauD/TfdA dioxygenase family protein, with the protein MTTTVSSQQQTLDIVPFDAPVGAEVLGLDLNAPLSADDFARIHRAHLDHHVLVFRDQRITPDQHIAFSRRFGPLQIHVLHQFQLPGHPEVLIVSNIRENGQPIGLGDAGHFWHSDLSYKEKPSLGSLLHAQELPSEGGDTLFANMHLAWDTLPEHLRKAVEGRTAEHTYLAKYAELQKRSPWRPNLSAEQIAEVKAVVHPIVRTHPETGRKALFVSEHFTTHIVGLPEDESRDLLEALFAHSVRDEHIYRHRWAGHDLVFWDNRSLMHLAAGTPDHLRRKLYRTTIEGDAPF; encoded by the coding sequence GTGACAACCACCGTTTCGTCCCAACAGCAGACACTCGACATCGTTCCGTTCGACGCACCCGTCGGCGCCGAAGTGCTCGGCCTCGATCTGAACGCGCCGCTTTCCGCCGACGACTTCGCGCGTATTCATCGTGCGCATCTCGATCATCACGTGCTCGTGTTCCGCGATCAGCGAATCACGCCTGACCAGCATATAGCGTTCAGCCGGCGCTTCGGGCCGCTGCAGATTCACGTGCTGCATCAGTTCCAGTTACCCGGCCATCCCGAAGTGCTGATCGTGTCGAACATCCGCGAGAACGGGCAGCCGATCGGCCTCGGCGACGCAGGCCACTTCTGGCATTCGGATCTTTCATACAAGGAAAAGCCGAGTCTAGGCTCGCTGCTGCATGCGCAGGAGTTGCCTTCGGAAGGCGGAGACACATTGTTCGCGAACATGCATCTCGCGTGGGACACATTGCCCGAGCATCTGCGCAAAGCCGTCGAAGGACGCACGGCAGAGCACACATACCTTGCGAAATATGCGGAACTGCAAAAACGCAGTCCGTGGCGGCCGAACCTCTCGGCTGAACAGATTGCAGAAGTGAAGGCGGTCGTGCATCCCATCGTGCGCACGCATCCGGAAACGGGACGCAAGGCGCTCTTCGTCAGCGAGCACTTCACGACGCATATTGTCGGTCTGCCCGAGGACGAAAGCCGCGATCTGCTCGAAGCACTCTTTGCGCACAGCGTGCGCGACGAACATATCTATCGTCATCGGTGGGCCGGGCACGATCTCGTGTTCTGGGACAACCGCTCGCTGATGCACCTCGCAGCCGGTACGCCCGATCATCTGCGCCGCAAGCTGTATCGCACCACGATCGAAGGCGACGCGCCGTTCTGA
- a CDS encoding SDR family NAD(P)-dependent oxidoreductase — translation MDLKIKDKLALVTGSTKGIGHAIAVGLAREGVHVIVNGRSQQSVDQAITTLRDQVPNATVQGFAGDVSDPAQVARLVEQFPHVDMLVNNMGIFDPKPFEEISNEEWLRFFNVNVMSGVQLSRAYLPGMKQKNWGRVVFISSESGIQIPTEMIHYGLTKTAQLALSRGLAETCTGTAVTVNSVLPGPTSSDGVEEFVEKLSGGASFESFEKQFFEEARPSSILKRFTTPEEIANMVVYVCSELSSATNGAALRADGGVVRSVF, via the coding sequence ATGGATCTCAAGATCAAGGACAAGCTCGCACTCGTAACCGGCTCGACCAAGGGCATCGGCCATGCAATCGCCGTTGGACTCGCGCGCGAAGGCGTACACGTGATCGTCAACGGACGTTCGCAGCAATCGGTCGATCAGGCCATCACGACGCTGCGTGACCAGGTACCCAATGCGACCGTGCAAGGATTCGCGGGCGACGTATCGGATCCCGCGCAGGTAGCACGGCTCGTCGAACAGTTCCCGCACGTCGACATGCTCGTCAACAACATGGGCATCTTCGATCCCAAGCCGTTCGAAGAGATCTCCAACGAAGAGTGGCTGCGTTTCTTCAATGTGAACGTGATGTCGGGCGTGCAACTGTCGCGCGCATATCTGCCCGGAATGAAGCAGAAGAACTGGGGGCGTGTCGTATTCATCAGCAGCGAAAGCGGCATCCAGATTCCGACCGAGATGATTCACTACGGCTTGACCAAGACCGCGCAACTCGCGTTGTCGCGCGGTCTCGCCGAAACCTGCACGGGCACGGCCGTGACCGTCAACTCGGTGTTGCCGGGGCCGACGAGTTCGGACGGCGTCGAGGAATTCGTCGAGAAGCTGTCGGGCGGCGCGAGCTTCGAGAGCTTCGAGAAGCAGTTCTTCGAAGAGGCGCGGCCCAGTTCGATCCTCAAGCGCTTCACGACGCCGGAGGAAATCGCGAACATGGTCGTGTACGTGTGCTCCGAACTGTCGTCGGCGACTAACGGCGCGGCGTTGCGCGCGGATGGCGGGGTCGTGCGCTCGGTGTTCTGA